One window of the Opisthocomus hoazin isolate bOpiHoa1 chromosome 12, bOpiHoa1.hap1, whole genome shotgun sequence genome contains the following:
- the COG4 gene encoding conserved oligomeric Golgi complex subunit 4 isoform X2, protein MDGVQTALRNEDYEQAAAHIHRYLSLDKSVIELSRQGKEGGIIDANLKLLQEAEQRLKTIVTEKFDTAMKQGDLPQVERFFKIFPLLGLHEEGLSKFSEYLCKQVANKAEDNLQLVMGTDMSDRRAAVIFADTLTLLFEGIARVVETHQPIVETYYGPGRLYTLIKHLQVECDRQVEKVVDKFVKERDYHRQFQQVQNSMMRSSSAEKIEPRELDPILTEVTLMNARSELYLRFIKRRIISDFEVGDSMASEEVKQEHQKYLDKLLNNCLLSRTMQELIGYYITMEEYFMRETVNKAVAMDSYEKGQLTSSMVDDVFYIVKKCIGRALSSSSIDCLCAMINHSTTELESDFREVLYNKLKQGFPATTFQDFQRGVTSAVNIMHSTLQQGKFDTKGIESTDEAKQSFLVTLNNVEVCSENIMTLKKTLESDCGKLLSQGFGGEQAQAKIDSCLSDMAAVSNKFRDLLQEGLNELNSTAIKPQVKPWINLFLSVSHNIEEEEFSDYEANDPWVQQFIVNLEQQMTEFKAGLSPVIYDTLTGLMTSLIAIELEKVLLKSTFSRLGGLQFDKELRSLIAYLTTVTTWTIRDKFARLSQMATILNLERVTEILDYWGPNSGPLTWRLTPAEVRQVLALRIDFRSEDIKRLRL, encoded by the exons GGGGCATAATTGATGCCAACCTGAAGCTCCTGCAGGAAGCAGAGCAGCGCCTGAAGACAATTGTCACAGAGAAATTTGACACAGCTATGAAGCAGGGAGACTTGCCCCAGGTGGAACGGTTCTTCAAGATCTTTCCTCTGCTAGGCTTACATGAAGAGGGGCTGAGCAAGTTCTCGGAGTACCTCTGCAAGCAG GTGGCCAACAAAGCAGAAGACAACTTGCAGCTGGTGATGGGGACAGACATGAGTGACCGGCGAGCTGCTGTCATCTTTGCGGACACCCTGACACTCCTCTTCGAAG GGATTGCTCGCGTTGTGGAGACCCACCAGCCCATTGTGGAGACCTACTATGGGCCAGGGAGGCTGTACACTCTCATCAAGCACCTGCAAGTGGAGTGCGACCGGCAGGTGGAGAAAGTAGTGGACAAGTTCGTCAAAGAGAGAGACTATCACAGGCAG TTCCAGCAAGTTCAGAATAGCATGATGAGAAGTTCTTCTGCAGAGAAGATCGAACCAAG GGAACTTGACCCTATTTTAACGGAAGTCACCCTGATGAATGCCCGCAGTGAGCTCTACTTGAGGTTCATCAAGCGACGAATAATATCTGATTTTGAGGTGGGAGACTCGATGGCTTCAGAGGAGGTAAAGCAAG AGCATCAGAAATACCTCGACAAGCTGCTTAACAACTGTCTACTGAGCCGCACCATGCAAGAGCTCATTGGCTACTACATCACCATGGAGGAATACTTCATGAGGGAGACTGTCAACAAG GCTGTTGCCATGGACAGCTACGAGAAGGGCCAGCTCACCTCCAGCATGGTGGATGATGTGTTTTACATAGTGAAGAAGTGCATTGGGCGTGCTCTGTCCAGCTCCAGCATAGACTGTCTCTGTGCCATGATCAACCACTCCACCACCGAGCTGGAGTCTGACTTCAG GGAGGTTCTATACAACAAGCTGAAGCAGGGCTTTCCAGCCACGACCTTCCAGGACTTCCAGAGAGGGGTGACCAGTGCCGTGAACATCATGCACAGCACCCTGCAGCAGGGCAAGTTTGATACCAAAGGCATTGAAAGCACCGACGAGGCCAAGCAGTCCTTTCTG gtgACCTTAAACAACGTGGAAGTCTGCAGCGAAAACATCATGACCCTAAAGAAGACTTTGGAG AGCGACTGCGGCAAACTGCTTAGCCAAGGCTTCGGGGGGGAGCAAGCGCAGGCCAAGATTGACAGCTGCCTCTCGGACATGGCTGCCGTCTCCAACAAATTTCGTGACCTGCTGCAG GAAGGTCTCAACGAGCTGAACAGCACAGCCATCAAACCCCAGGTGAAGCCCTGGATCAACCTGTTCCTCTCTGTCTCGCACAACATCGAGGAG GAAGAGTTCAGCGACTATGAAGCTAATGACCCCTGGGTCCAGCAGTTCATCGTCAACCTGGAACAGCAGATGACAGAGTTCAAG GCTGGGCTGTCTCCAGTGATTTACGACACCCTCACTGGTCTCATGACCAGTCTCATAGCCATCGAACTGGAGAAAGTGCTGCTCAAATCCACCTTCAGCAGG CTCGGCGGCCTGCAGTTTGACAAAGAGCTGAGGTCTCTCATAGCCTACCTCACCACAGTCACCACCTGGACCATCCGCGACAAGTTTGCCCGTCTTTCCCAGATGGCCACCATCCTCAACCTGGAAAGG GTGACGGAGATCCTGGATTACTGGGGCCCAAACTCGGGCCCGCTCACCTGGCGCCTTACCCCCGCCGAGGTCCGGCAGGTGCTGGCTCTGCGAATCGACTTCCGCAGCGAGGATATCAAGCGGCTGCGCCTGTAG